ACATCATTGTTTTAGGTACCAATACACTGACGAATATAATCGTTCTATCCTGAGAGAATATATTACAATGCACACCTCGGATACTGAAGGAGAATAATTTCATTAAGGAGACACTGTGCATTTAGTGAACTCATTTCTCTTTCCTTTTGGTTTCATACGAGTGTTACAGATTCTAGTATATTTTCGTCATTAGTTtctgttaattattttttgttcttacTAAGTTATTTAAACCTTTGAAATTTattgtttctgcaaagttttatTGTCAGTAATATTGGTTTAGAATATAAATTGCGTGACAAAAAATAGTTTCATTAAGtactaaaaatttataaaagataaataaaataattaaatttagtaAGAGTTGAACATGTTAAGTTATGATCCACATTTTAACTTATTTCAATCCAAATAACTTTTTAATGCATCTATAAGTcatccattttatttatttattttggtttttttgACCTCCCACCTGGTAACAGAATTCGTATTGAAGCTTCGACTAAATTCGGATGCGCACCGCAGAGTTCATTTAGGAACGATTCTCCTAACAAGATTTTCTTCATATCTAGGCCTCAAATCTGGGAcctttaattaactaatttcaACTCGCTCAAACATAATTCAACCCGTTTACTTGACAACTCTAGATGTTAGGCTTACTCATCTATATTTAGCATATTCAATTTCTACTAAAGGTGAAGTCAATATTAGGAGTTTGGGGGTTCTAAATTTTCTTCCCCTTCCTTAACATTGAGTTTGTCAATCAACTTTGTTAGAGGTTCACAGGTTATTACTGAATTTTCtaataaaagacataaaaaattacCGAATTCGTCCAAAACTATGAACCCCACCTAGCTTCGCCCCTAATTACTACCTAATATAAGTGCATTTTGGTCGACTAGCATAGTATACGGACCACCCATCCCTAGCAGGGGTGTAGCATAGGCTcataactatatattttttcttgttatgcaaaattatcatttttcgATTTCTTCGTTGCAATAAGAGtgatctattttctttttcagtctatttttttttagaaaaaaggatccattttcttttttggcataattttaatttagtatgCTACAGGACATGTTTATGACTTTTagatcaaaaaatattttgatatacttgacataactttaatttaggtccacaaaattaaaatgttttctttatttacttTAACTTCATGTCAAGGCAAACTAaatagttctttttcttttaaaataaattaaataatattttatttttctctatgaACTCCAATATAGTCTAAAAGGATTAAGCCACAAAATTAACTACTACTCAATTTGTGGAAACCTGTATCTATAGGTTTTTATTATACGCGTCGTACATATTTATAATGCTTATGGTTTGAACATTTCAACGCCAAACCCTAATATGATGGAGAAATAAAGTTATTGTTATAGTAAGTTCATTGACTAACttatattatatgtgtataCAGAGGCGGAGCTAAGTGGAGGTTCATAGGTTCTGACGAATTCACTAACCTTTtcacaaatttagtatttatatttataaactaaataaatatatgtacatTAATAGGCAAACCCCCAAACAACTATATTGGCTCCGCTTTGTGTGTACAAGTGATAAAAGACAgatttataatttgaattttatgaatttaaaattataattttattatttttattaaaatttattccatttaaaatctattagTTATAGATATTTAACAGTTTCTTTAGCACATatataactcaaataaaaaCTTACCAGTGGAAATAAACTCATAACTAATTAGTTGTATATCGCCCCACTACAAATTAGCTTCTCTGTGTAACTCAAGCTCTAATTAATTAGGTTTACAAGTTAACCACTTCTTTTCTTATCTTTTTGGTGCAAGTACAATAATGGAAAAGATTCAAATATACTCATGaattattagaaataatttgaatatacccttcactatatttttttatctaaataCAACCCTTTCGATATATTTTGAGTTCAAATATGCCCCTTTCATTATACATTGACACAAATTTACCTtaccttttatattttttttatctaaatgTATCTCTTTTCTATTTAAATCAACAAGATATATAGTTTGTTTGTAAAATGGGCAAACGGCGTGAGATttcagtaatttttattttactgtGATAATATCAGAAATTAAATTTGGATATTGAGAGAAGAAGgccatgaaaagaaaaaaaatcgatTAGGTCCAATGGGTAGATTTGTAAATGAATTTGGTATTAAAATTGGgaatgaattatttattatttacacATGTCTTCCATTAAAATTAAGGACAAATTTGTGCTAAAATATAACTAGAGAGGTATATTTAAATCCAAAATAtaacatatgaaatatatttagattcaatacataacaaatggtataattaaactatttctaataatatagaaatatatttaacCCTTCaactttcttttaaataatattcttCATCAGTAGAAATATAATTATAGCTAAATATAGTGATTTGTAATTCCTAACATGTTGCTCTTATCAAATTACAATTACTCGTTTGTcctaatttatgttaatttgattgactaaacataaattaattattaagttttttaaagaaaattatcatCTAAACCCCACACACCCCCACACACACACTATTGATAATCCCTAGCTAGTAATTAGAAGGAGTGGTAGTTAGATATGTTTATGtaccaaaaataatttcaattacCAATAAAGGTCATCAAATAGTAGAAATTTCAATTACCAAAGTACAAAAAGATAAACAAATGGAGCTTCATCCCCGAAGATATTTTCGAATACATAAGCCAATGGTATTACTTTTAAAACTTGAAGACTAAAGAGAGAGCTAAACAAAAGTACGACCTCttgttaataatatttgtttattattaattttatacatcttttaagaatttataaataaaaaaataattttactatattatttttgaatataataaatatattgtcttaccaaaaataataataaaaaaattataattaataataaataaataaaatataaaattatcattaattttctAAAGTATACAAATATCATTTAACATTctaaatgaatgtaatgaatatttattattaaagatAGGAAATAACAATTTTGTCAATTGTAGAAGAAAAACTTAGAACACTTTCACGCCTATGGAAATTAATAAtaactttccatcatatcaataCCATCCGGAATGTATTACAAAAGATCTTtatgatacataaatatatttttaaattggtatgaatatttgaatttaattttttatttggtgtCTAAAGCTCGTATTAgagttttgattaaatttaaattacacATCGTAGGATTTATTTGAAGGTGATacttttgatgtaattttttcCATACACAGAATTATAACTCAAGACCTCTGATTTACGATGAAGCAATCTCACTATCACCATGTAAGTCATATTGGTTATGTCTATTATTTTatgtgtgcacaagtagacacttaaatttacataaagtttaaataaatagacatatattctacatgacacaatacacaTAAGAATTAGAACATCATACAAGAtacaaaattatcataaaaaatgccatataaaataaatatctctatttatttaattaatatgtagttatatatattcaaaattaaagatTATAAACATCCGTTAGACTTAAGTCAAACAAAAAGACATCTAtgtattatgtaaaaaaaaacattaaaaaatattgcataagAAAGTCATCGTCCACATTCAACACGTAGAGCAGTATTGTTTCTCAATCCTTAATTGTCAAAttgtcattaaaaaaattaatttttcaatagGAAGGATTCTCTAATACCTTTACGTGATTTGTCATTAAACTACCACATTCTTGTTTAATTAACTCACCACACCATGAAACTTTTCTTAATCTTCAATTTAGGCACAAACTTTCTTACTTAGtcattttattgatttatctatttgtttatttgaaataaaataaatagtatatatgTAATGGAGTAGTTTTTAGGTCAGCTTCTTGCACTTAGATCCACCGCTTGGAATTTCTATccaaaaattaatacataaagcCAAAACTTAACATTATTATactattatcatcatcatcatctattcccaatatttttattttactttatgacacaattattatttaataaattgaagGAGTACTTGACCAGGTCTTCGCAGttacatttttaatatttggaaTTGTTTAAGTGTGCAaactcatttttaaaatatagaaatttaatGTCctaataaataacaataatatatctCGTGAAATtccataaatatgatatatgaagtgtttctcaaaattttcaaatatgtcaACGTATATATATGTGTAGGACTCTCAAAAAGCAAcgtatttttggaaaatttaacaCGAACACGATATCAAAAATGAAGAATCCGTACAATTTAGGTAGAACGTAAAGTGTATAGAAACATTATACTACGTTATGAAAGTAGAGAGACTGCTTTCAAAAAACACTAATCTCAAGTGTAACAAAACCAAATACAAAGAATAAGACACTAGAAAATATAGCAACTAAAAAAGGAGATAAAAAGACAAACCCTACAAAAAAGGATCAGgaacaataaaataatgtcataataaaaacacaataaatatataactaaaaacTACGTTAATACAACTAATcacattaaattatttaatttaaccaTTGCATGTACTTATATCTTATTAAACTATATCACATACATTCGTATCAAATATACTTAATAAAACACtttatcaagaactcaaattcaaaatttctaatATTAAGTCGGATAAATTACTCTTTTCATCTATTCCTAAGTTATCATCAtataatacttttatttattctttttttgtttttagtgCATACATATTTCCTTGTATTATAGTCTATATAACACGTAAGACATAAAACtaactttgaaaaaaagaaagaaaagaaaagtcaaaTTTCCATACTCTACTTTGGGCGTTGTTTACGGGTCTTAAGAATGGCTTTGCCTCCCTTCTCTTCACTTCACCAATAATACTAACTAAATCCAATCCAAAACTTGTTACAATCTCTTCCtccaaaaaaaccaaaaaaaagaaaattataaaaaaaaaatgtactcATCTAAAGTATCTAACAACAAAAATCAATGTTCCAATGGTGTAAAAAATATCATCATGATCATTTCTTTCATACTTATAATCTATCTCATGTGTTTCAACTTTTCAATTCCTAACACAAAATCACTCCACACGTCAGTTACACTCCAAAATGATTCATCGTTATCGTTATCATTATCATCGGATACGGGTCTTGAACATATTGTATTTGGAATTGCATCTAACGAGAATGCATGGTCCGCTAGAAAAGAATTAGTGAAAATGTGGTGGAAACCAGGACGAAATATGAGAGGATgtgtatttcttgaaaaaatgcCACCGAATTATACGAAAAATGCTAACGATTCTTCGTTACCTCCGATATGTATATCAGGTGATACGTCACGATTTAAGTACACGTTTCGCGGAGGGACACCCTCCGCGATACGTGTGGCTCGTGTCGTAACGGAAACGGTTGCATTGAATCATTCTAATGTTAGGTGGTATGTTTTTGGAGATGATGATACGGTTTTTTTTACGGAGAATTTGTTGAAGACGTTATCGAAATATGATCATGGACTATGGTATTATATCGGATCGAATTCGGAAcattttttgatgaataaagCTTTTTCGTATGAAATGGCGTTTGGTGGTGCTGGAATTGCTATAAGTTCTCCGTTAGCTAAAGTTCTTGGAAAAGTGTTTGATGCATGTATCGAAAGGTACCCTCACCTTTTTGGTAGTGATGCTAGGATTTATTCATGTTTGGCTGAACTTGGTGTTGGGTTAACCCATGAACCCGGTTTTCATCAGGTACATCTCTCGAAATTTTGAAAGTTTGACCAAACATATTATTGAGTCTATTTTAACTAGTTAAAACATGTTACTTACATCATTTTCTATGTTACCTTATTAGACTTGGGTATGATTTGTTACTTCCTCTGTTccatttatacataaaaaaatgtggcttattttaacttaattttaattgatatttcaatTTTGAGTGTGTATAAGTAGACTCTGCATATAATTAGACAAGTAGACATACACGTCTTACGCAGTGGTGGACCCAACAATTTCATAAAGGATGTCCAAAATTAGCAATTTGTTATGTTAAGAATatccaaaatatgttatttaatcattttacttgtatatatacattttcTTTTCTGACAAAGGGTGTCCGAAATTGGACCTTACCACTATGTGGCTAGGTCTTACGTGACATCCTACATGACGTTTTATGTTTATTAAGTCACGTAAGACATGTGTGTCTAcatgttcaactttatacaagtttaaatgtctACTTATACACATTCAAAGTTGGAGGACATATATGTCAGAACATATTATGTCGTTCCATTTTATAAGCACTTAATAGTTGGTTTCAGAAAGTGTTAAAATTTGCTAGTATTTGGAACAAATGAAGTACTACTATAAGTTTTGTGTTTTATTGTTGATGACATGTTTTTATAGTCACATAAATGTTAcgatacaaattttaaaaaggtgtttttatatttttctaaaaggtGAGTGAcacaaacctttttttttttttggaatttgtaATACCAGTTGGATGTAAGAGGAAATATGTTTGGAGTATTGGCTGCACATACACTTAGACCATTGGTCTCTCTGCATCATTTGGAGATGAATGATCCTATATTTCCAAACATGACGAAAATGAAATCTCTAGAGCATTTATACAATGCTGCAAAGTACGATCCTCATCGTATTTTGCAGCAAACAGTATGCTACGATCGTTGGTTTACTTGGACAGTTTCTGTTTCGTGGGGATACGCTGTTCAAGTCTTCAGCTACAACATCTTCTTGCCCGATGCTCTACGTATACAGGAGAGTTATTTTCCGTGGCAAACGAGTGATTTAGCTAGACATTATGACTTTGATACAAGGCCATATGAACCTGATCCTTGCAAAAGACAGCTTGTTTATTTTCTACATAATGTGTCTACTGGAATTAATGGACAAATCAAGACTATTTACAGGAAAAAAACCCCTGAGAATTGTACTATCACAATGGTGTCACCTAGAAGACTAGAAGAAATCAGAGTTGTTTCACAAAAGTTAGAAATCGACAGAAATCGGGTAATGTTCCTCTCTATCACAACATTTCACAAAAACAATCGTCTTTTCTATACATATTATGTTATTGCAGGACAAACAATATTGTTATAGAAAGGTTTGACTTTGCTGTTGAGTATTATTCTGTGTTTACCTTCTGAAACTTTTGGTCTAATCAATGGcatattatgttatatatgaGGACAAACAATACTGTTATAGAAAGGTTCGACCGTACTGCTGAGTACAATTCTGTATTCACTTTCTGAAACATTTGGTCAATGGCATCTTATGTTACATGATGTTATAGATAGGTTTGACTGTACTGCTGAATACCACTCTGTGTTTATGAGGAAAAACAATAGTGTTTACTTTCTGAAACATTTGGTCAATGACATATTATGTTATATGAGGACAAACGATACAGATATAGAGATGTTTGACTGTACTATTGAGTATCATTTTGTGTTTACTTTGTGAAACTTTTGGTCTGATGAATGACATATTATATATGCAGTTGCTATCACCAAGAAGACAATGTTGTGATGTGTTACCATCTACATCAAGAAATGTTATGGATGTCGCGATAAGAGAATGCAAAGAAGACGAACTGATATTCATACATCCTTAGTTGTTGTGACATTCAACATGttgatatttgatggcaaattGGTGATGGGATATGAAGGATTTATAAGAACAGAGGATTTTCGCGGTTATCCCCAATTAAGCCAATACTATTTTGCTTTCTCTAAGTATAACATCTACTCTCCTTTGCTTGTGAAGTTGATTTAGGAAAGCAGTTTAGGAAATTTAAGTATGAACTTAGTAGGATTAGAGTGTACTTAAGGAAAAtggaattataattatttagtaTGTAACTACAAAGCTATGCACATCTGCATAAGCAATCAAATGTGAAGAAACTTGGGAGTtaatcaaaaaaaagaaaaactcaaatttgtctttgaacttgttttttttttaataatgtgtAGTTCTGTTATGATTACATAAATGTAACATGTTTTTCTCTATATCATCAAATACTAATATGTATGATTAATTAACTTGTTTGGGCTCTGACTCTTTACCAGTAATTATGCAATAGCTAGTAAAGATCGAGGggtttatttaaattttctttgacAAAAAATTACACTGTTTATATATAGCAGAAGTTAAATccctttgattttttttgtgtatttactTCTATATATTTTGAACCCATTGATGGATATTATAACTTTGGCAcggaatataattttaatatgccTAATTAAGAGTTTAAATAGGTATGGACCATGAAGCTACTAATAGTGGGGCTCAATATTTTGGTTGGTTGGATAGGGCAAGGATGAAATTACATTAAAAGTTGGGGAGAGAGATTGGAATTAGTGAATGTAATTGAACATGAATAGTTTTGGATTATAACTATAATAAAATGATTATAGTTTAGGGTGTTAGGCTGAGGGgtattaagaaattaaaaagatgTAGCTTAGAGGTACTTGAGGATGAATGGTATTTGTGAGCTATTTTTcagaaagatatttttattttatttttccaaaatagTTCTCATATGTTGTAAATTTGTAATCCAAACATTGTCATGGTTAAGATTGGATAACCGATTGGAACGGAATCACATGATCGATACGAATCAATATCGGATCGAATTGAAACGTAACGAGTTGATCGATTTTGGGATGAACCGGATCAGAATTATCGGGACAGATACTCAGTTCCGTCCCATCCCACTATATACCGGGATGGAACCGGGACGGACCGGAATAGGATGAGATAAGATAAACGGTACGACACATctagttatttcaaaaaatgattttctgaattacgaaaatatgaatactttttttatttttctaagtttaaattaatagtttttaaatttataatgtaattctttacttaagtttatttcaaagatatatattttttttaaaatttttttacttattaagtTTGCAAATTAAATCTATCTaagttttcaagatttaaatctttgaagtttataagttattacttattaatatgttataatctatgagttatatttataacatgtaatttaaataGCTTATGTAGTTTTAATAGTTGGtagtatttattataaaatataaattataatttataaatatataatataattaataaataataattaatcgCAACCGAATCGGACCGAGATAAACCGATATCGATACCAAATCATGGTTCGATACCAAATCATGGTTCTTTCCAAAGTTTGGTATCAGATATAAACccataaatatcaaattatacatataaaaatgatTGGAGATGCGGGGTATCGATCCCCGTACCTCTCGCATGCTAAGCGAGCGCTCTACCATCTGAGCTACATCCCCTGTTTGATATACGTCACCTTCGTTTTTTAATATTACAACATCTAGTAGCTGGTTAAAGTAACACAACTGTtaataatacaaattaattatgaaaattttatatattattggttactgaatatcaaaatcaaataccATTAAATTTAGTacagtttttatttttacttcttaatTACTCCTCACTTgagaaattaaattttaagaatttttgttACTTAGTTACTCATGTCAACTATATTTTGATATTCTAAATTAGAGTAATGTTAGAAGAAAGTAGTAAGTTTCATTTTTTGTCTAGAAAAAGACGAGAGTATTCCGGTGaagaaaaatgattaaaaaaaaataaagggaaacaatttttcaaatttttatatcGAGAAACCTATAAGTGTTTGCTattaaaggaaaatgtttttcaattttctatgtttaaataatttcttaaaaataagaaaaatgatagAAGTAAcgaaaacaaattatttaatgacATTTCAAGTTTATTTCTTCCTCTTATCCACACAATTTCCCCAACTCCCGTCCCTTGATCATCCCACCCCCAGACCCTTACCCCCCATTCCATTCTGCGCCCGCAGAATAATATTTTCTCGCTTATTTGACAAACActaaaaaataagtaagaaagaaatgacttgtttttcaagaaaacatttttcattatacGAACACATACCCTAAGTACATTTTGAGAATTAACTAAGATAGTTAGTgtcaaaaacataattaaactatctttttttttagtttcatgaCTAAACTATTTGGTATGTGAAAATTACATAGAAACTACTATTCATTAGTTTAAGAAACACACTTCAATAAAGACTGAACTAAATGTGTGCAAACTTATTTGACCCAAAATTTCCATTCACGTAACCTTTTTTTTTGctgacataatttttttcttaattaaactatttttcttttaatttcatacctaaactatgaaaacttcaaaaaataaacCTAAACTATCAACAAAACTTAGTTTCTCAAATACTTTATTTTAGTATCAATAAAGTTTAAAACCcggatataaaattatatttgtcaTAAATAAGCCTATAACAAGGTTTAATGGAAAATAAGCATAGAAATTGTACGATACAATTAAAAACGGTCGAAATTAACACTTTTTGTGTTGTCTCTCTCAACGTAGTTCTCTGCACGTTTCATTTTTCTCCgaaaaaacatgaaaacatttgaatgaacaaaaaatttcatGCCAAAATCTgacccaacaaaaaaaaaattatccaaaatTTTCATCACAGAAAGACTCCCCTTCTTGAAACCTTTGcaaatttcttcacttttttctGTAATTTTTTTGCAAAGGGCACCAAAGGGTGGTGggtgtttgtttttttttaaaacaaaattccaatttttatgtgtaaagattgaatctttatgTAGGTAGGTCAAATTATATTCAAGAAAAAACCACAAGgctttctgtttttttttgtttttttttcatattcttgaaAAAAGGCACA
The window above is part of the Solanum pennellii chromosome 5, SPENNV200 genome. Proteins encoded here:
- the LOC107019932 gene encoding uncharacterized protein LOC107019932; the encoded protein is MYSSKVSNNKNQCSNGVKNIIMIISFILIIYLMCFNFSIPNTKSLHTSVTLQNDSSLSLSLSSDTGLEHIVFGIASNENAWSARKELVKMWWKPGRNMRGCVFLEKMPPNYTKNANDSSLPPICISGDTSRFKYTFRGGTPSAIRVARVVTETVALNHSNVRWYVFGDDDTVFFTENLLKTLSKYDHGLWYYIGSNSEHFLMNKAFSYEMAFGGAGIAISSPLAKVLGKVFDACIERYPHLFGSDARIYSCLAELGVGLTHEPGFHQLDVRGNMFGVLAAHTLRPLVSLHHLEMNDPIFPNMTKMKSLEHLYNAAKYDPHRILQQTVCYDRWFTWTVSVSWGYAVQVFSYNIFLPDALRIQESYFPWQTSDLARHYDFDTRPYEPDPCKRQLVYFLHNVSTGINGQIKTIYRKKTPENCTITMVSPRRLEEIRVVSQKLEIDRNRLLSPRRQCCDVLPSTSRNVMDVAIRECKEDELIFIHP